The sequence CCATCGAAACCGGAAAAATGGCCGACATCATTGCGGTTAGTGAAAACCCAATTCAGAACATCAAAGCCCTGCAAACCGTCCAGTTTGTGATGAAAGACGGGAAGGTCTATAAGCAATAAGGCTTAATCAGGATTAATTGGGTGAGCATCAGACGCATTTATTGCTTTCCTGATGCTCACCCAGTTTTTATCAACTCATTCACCCGGTTCGCTTCTTCATGCTGAACCCAGTGTGTAGCATTTTCGAGAAATTCGACACGACCCTTCGTGCAGAGATCGATACTCAACTGGGCCATTTCCCGTTTTAGAAATCGATCTTGAACACCCCAGATGAGTAACGTCGGAACGGTAACACCAATGGTAGACTGACGTGACATTGGGCTTTGCAAAGCAGATCTATACCAGTTAATCATTGCTCTGGCAGCACCAGGCTGCGACCAGGCTGCTTTATACTGCTGAATTTCCTCATCGGTGAACGTTCCGGCTCGACTGCTACTTCGCAGGGTTCGTTCCAGAAAATACCAATTATCAAACCGAAGTATCTGTTCAGGTAGCCAGGGCAATTGAAAGAATCCGATATACCAGCTTCGTAGCATCTGCCCCAAATCACGGCGGGCAAATTTCTTCATCACGACTGGATGTGGAACATTCATGACAACCAGCCGTTCAATCCGTTCCGGATAGAGAACGGCGGTCCACCAGGCTACAGCGGCTCCCCAGTCATGGCCGACAAGAATTGCTTTTTGCCGGCCTGCTGCCTCAATCAGCCCAATCACATCGGCAGCTATTGTATCAATAGTATAGGAGCCAATATCCGCTGGCTTATCGCTGAGGTTATAGCCCCGTTGATCGGGTACCCAGACCCGGAAACCAGCGTCTGCCAGGTTATCCATCTGGTGACGCCATCCATACCAAAACTCCGGAAAGCCATGCAACAGCATCACAAGCGGCCCATCGACCGGCCCTGTCTGAACGACATGCAGTCGTAAACCACCTGTTTCAATAAATGTATGCTCCATTGCACGGCAAGGGTCAATAGTATAAAACGGGTAATTAAAGCAACTGAAGTAGCCAATTGCCTTAATTACCCGTGTACATAACGGCCCAATTCCTAATTAAAATCCAAAATACCGCTCGGCATTCCGGTAACAGATGTCCTGCACGATCTGACCAATCCAGTCGACATCATTTGGCAGTTCGCCGTTTTCAACATCATTGCCAAATATATTGCAGAGAATCCGCCGGAAATATTCGTGACGACTGTAGGATACGAAACTCCGCGAATCGGTCAGCATGCCGACAAAAGCACTTAACAAGCCCATGTTCGACAGGGTATTGATCTGTTTTTCCATACCGTCTTTCTGATCCAGAAACCACCAGCCCGAACCAAACTGTACTTTCCCGCGTACCGAACCGTCGTTGAAATTGCCGATCATCGTCGCAATGACTTCGTTATCGGCCGGATTCAGGTTGTAAAGTATTGTTTTGGCCAGTTGATCACGATCATCAAGTCCACCCAGAAAACGCGACAAAGCGACTGCCTGCGGGAAATCGCCAATGCTGTCCCAGCCCGTATCCGGACCAAGTTCACGCAATCGGCGAATGTTGTTGTTGCGGAGTGCACCCAGGTGAAACTGTTGTGTCCAGCCTTTCTCATGATCCCACTCGGCAAACTGCACGAGCATAAACGACTTGAATTTGAGGACATTGATCGGGTCGACTGCGGTTCCGCGCAACAGGTGATCGAATATAAGCTGCACCTCCCCTTCCGTATACGGTTCGGCATAAACCGTTTCGAGGCCGTGGTCCGATAACCGGCAGCCCATCTCGTTAAAGTAATCATGCCGCGATTTGAGAGCATCCAGATAATCAGACAGCGTCCGTATCTCCTTATTGGTTACGGTGGCTACCTTCTGAACATAAGCCCGGAACACCGCCGAATCATCGATAGCCATTGCTTTATCTGGCCGGAACGTTGGGAGAACTTTTACACCAAAACCATCGCTGGCAATAGCCCGGTGGTGTTCGAGCGAGTCGGTCGGATCGTCCGTTGAACAGACCACACGAACGTCGAAATGCTGAAGCAGGGTACGCGCTGAAAGACCCGGCAACTGTTCGTTACAGGCAGCATAGACCGAACGGGCCGTAGTTGGGCTAAGCACATCCGTCACACCAAACGGGTTTTTAAGCTCCAGATGCGAC comes from Spirosoma aureum and encodes:
- a CDS encoding alpha/beta fold hydrolase — its product is MEHTFIETGGLRLHVVQTGPVDGPLVMLLHGFPEFWYGWRHQMDNLADAGFRVWVPDQRGYNLSDKPADIGSYTIDTIAADVIGLIEAAGRQKAILVGHDWGAAVAWWTAVLYPERIERLVVMNVPHPVVMKKFARRDLGQMLRSWYIGFFQLPWLPEQILRFDNWYFLERTLRSSSRAGTFTDEEIQQYKAAWSQPGAARAMINWYRSALQSPMSRQSTIGVTVPTLLIWGVQDRFLKREMAQLSIDLCTKGRVEFLENATHWVQHEEANRVNELIKTG
- the uxaC gene encoding glucuronate isomerase; amino-acid sequence: MNSLLLSPAFLSDDFLLQTETARRLYHDYARPMPIIDYHCHLPPDQIAADKQFENMTQLWLYGDHYKWRAMRTHGINERYCTGDATDWEKFEKWAETIPYTVRNPLYHWSHLELKNPFGVTDVLSPTTARSVYAACNEQLPGLSARTLLQHFDVRVVCSTDDPTDSLEHHRAIASDGFGVKVLPTFRPDKAMAIDDSAVFRAYVQKVATVTNKEIRTLSDYLDALKSRHDYFNEMGCRLSDHGLETVYAEPYTEGEVQLIFDHLLRGTAVDPINVLKFKSFMLVQFAEWDHEKGWTQQFHLGALRNNNIRRLRELGPDTGWDSIGDFPQAVALSRFLGGLDDRDQLAKTILYNLNPADNEVIATMIGNFNDGSVRGKVQFGSGWWFLDQKDGMEKQINTLSNMGLLSAFVGMLTDSRSFVSYSRHEYFRRILCNIFGNDVENGELPNDVDWIGQIVQDICYRNAERYFGF